The nucleotide sequence GACCGACGAAACGTCCAATTACCGCCCGACGCCCGAGGCCAACAGCATCGCCTGGCTGATCTGGCACAGCGCCCGGGTGCAGGACATCCAGCTGGCCCACGTGGCCGGCGTCGAGGAGGTGTGGACCCGCGACGGCTGGGTGGACCGCTTCGGGCTGGATCTAGCGCGCCGCGACACCGGCTACGGTCACGGCCCCGAAGAGGTGGCCAAGGTGCGGGCCCCGGCCGACCTGTTGTCCGGCTACTACCACGCGGTGCACCAGTTCACCCTCGACTACGTCGCGGGCGTAACGGCCGACGAGCTCGCCCGCGTCGTCGACACCAACTGGGATCCGCCGGTCACCGCCAGTGCGCGGATCGTGAGCATCATCGACGACTGCGCACAGCACCTGGGTCAGGCCGCGTATCTGCGGGGCATCGCACCCTAGATGCGATTCGCGCTGACGGTCCTGCTGTGGCTGGTCACGACCGTTGCGTTGGCGGTGGCGGTCCCGGCCGGCTGGGCGCAACTGAACATCGTCGACGAGGATGGCTACGCCGCGTTTGCCCGCAAGGCCGCGGGCGACCCGGCCCTGCAGTCCGCCGCGGCGGCCGAACTCTCCACCCGGGCGATGGCACTGATCAGTGCGCACGGGGGAGGCAAGCACCCGGTCGAGAGTGCGCAGGTGCACGAGATCGCCGCCGCGTTCACGGCCGGACCGTCGTTCCCGCCGCTGTTCGCCGACGCGAACCGGGCGGCACACCGCTATCTGTTCTCTGCGGCGAGCTCGGGCGACGCATGGGTGATCGACCTGGCGCCGATGCTGAAAGACAGTGCATTTGAGCAGGTGCTGAGCAGCCACAACGTGAAAGTTCCCGCGACGCTGACGGTCCCGCTGACCGTGTCGCTGCCCGGCCAGTCGGTGCGCCAGGGGCAGCTGAGCCGCGTCGCCGATTGGGGTCCCTGGGTGAGCCTGGGTGCGGCGGTCGTCAGCGGTTTCTTCGGCTTGCTGACGCTTGTCGTGGCGCGGCGCCGGGGCAAGGCGTTGACCAGCCTGGGCGTGTCAGCCCTGCTGGTGGGCGCGGCGGGCTGGGTGGGGATCGAGGTCGGCGGCCGCTACCTGGCCGGGGCGCTCAATGACACCACCGGCGACATCCGCCAGATCGCCGACGTGATGATCCGCCACGCTGAGGCCGGCATGCATTTCTGGCTGAACCTGACGTTGATCGCAGGCGTGGTATTCGCCGGATTCGGTGTGTTGGTCGCGATAACGGGCGCCGTCTTGGGTTCCAAGCGGTAAGGGCGGGCCCACCGGTAGCTCAGCTCAGGGGCAGTTCGGCCAAGATCGTGCTGGTCGGCTGCGGCGACCCGGTGCCGGGTTCGACGGTGAACGCCAGTGCCTTTGAGTGGCCGAGGTCGTTGAACATGTGCGTCGTCGACGGCGTCACGGCCGCGGTGCCCATCGTGCCCGCCGACGTCGGACCGTTGGACCCGATCAGCCACATCTGATAGACGGTGCCCGGGGCGGGCGGCGGCACGTTGTTCATCACCAGCACGCCCGCGTTGCGGTCGCGGGAGAACATCACCGTCGCCGTCCCGTTGGCGAGCGGGCGGGACACCGTCCGCACGTCCGGGGCGGTCATGATCTGCTCGGCCATCGTCTGTGTGGGGTGCGGCCGCATCAGCACCCCGACGCCGAACGCTGCGGCACCCACCACCACCGCCGCCGCCGCGGAGGCCAAAGCTGCTGTGCGCCAACGTGACTGACTACTACGAGCGGGCCCAGTCGAGGCAAGCGTCGCCGCTCGCAGGTGCTCGGGAGGCGCGGCCGCAGTCGCCGCCGACACGACCGCCATCGCCTCACGTACGCCGCGAACTTCGTCGGCGAAGGCCGCCGCGACCGGTGCGGGTGCGCCGGCGAGCCGCCGGTCGAGCTCGGCCCGCTCCGCGTCTGACATCGCATGCAGGGCATACGGTGTGGCCAGCTCGAGCAGCTCGAAGTCGGTGGGTTCGGTCATGACACGTCCAGGCAGTTACGCAGGCCGCGCAGCGCATCGCGCATGCGCGACTTGATAGTCGACAGGTTGGTGGCCAACCGCTGCGACACCTCGGCATAGGTCAGGCCGCCGTAGTAGGCGAGGTCGATGCATTCCCGCTGGGCGGCCGTCAGCGCCTCGAGGCAGGCGAGCACCCGCCGGCGCTCGTCGCCGGCGATCGCCGAGTCGGCTACGGTGTCGCCGGAGGGGCCGCTTGCCGGATCGATATTGGCTGCGCCGTAACGAGATTCGCGGCGGGTGGCGGCCTGCTCGGCGCGCACCCGGTCGACGGCGCGCCGATGCGCCATGGTCAGCAGCCAGGCCAGCGCAGACCCTTTGGCGGGGTCGTATCCCGATGCGCTGCGCCACACTTCGAGATAGACCTCCTGGGTGGTTTCCTCGCTATAGCCGGCATCACGCAACACCCGAACCACCAGTCCGTAGACCCGGGGACTGGTCTGGTCGTAGAACGCGCCGAAGGCCGCGCGATCGCCACGTGCGACCCGGCGCAGCAGGGCCGCCAGGTCGCCGCTCGGCTCTGGCGTCGCGGTCATGGATCGGTAGCCTAGCCCCCGGCTGCTCCACACCTTGGTATTCGGAGCCATCGATCGAGCGGACGGTTGTGGCCGGCCTACCCGAACGTGAACGAAAACACTTGCAGGCCTTTGCTAACCTGCACGTCGAGCCGATCGCGGTGCGCGGTGTCCGGCTCGTCGCCCACGATTTGGTGCAGGGTCGGGGGCCCGCTGATCGGCGTGGTGATGGTCTTCCCGTCTCGTGTCACTGTGAGCGTGCCGGTACCTCCGACGACGATATAGACGGCGTGCGCCGAGTAATTCAGCGCAATCGCGTCGTCGTCACTGTCGGCGGTGGCGCCCTGGTTGTCCAAGGTCCAGCGGCCGCGCAGCGCGAACCGGTCGTCGGGTAACTGTGGCGGGTAGGTGAATGTCCCGTCGCCGGCTTTGTAGTGATCGCCCGTGCCGGCGTAGTTCGATGCGCGGTCGGGGCTTAGGTAGGTCTCCGGGGTGAGCCTGGTCTGTGGTGTGGTGTCGGCCTTGTTCGACGGAGCGGGCAGCCGGGCGCCCGCGTTCGCGTCCGTGAGCAGGTCGCGGATCAGCCTCTCGGTGCCGTCGTAGTCGCCCTCGCCAAACTTGGTGTGCCGAACGGAGCCGTCGGCGTCGATCAGGTACTCGGCCGGCCAGTACAGGTTCTGGTAGTTGTTCCAGGTCTTGTAGTCGTTGTCGATCGCTACGGGATAGTCGATGTGCAACGCCGCGGCGCCGCTGGCCACATTGGCGGGAACATGTTCGAACGCGTACTCGGGAGTGTGCACGCCGATGGCAACGAAGCCGTCGCTCCGATAGCGGTTGTACCAGTCGACGACGTGGGGGATGGCGCGCTGGCAGTTGATGCACGAGTACGCCCAGAAGTCGATCAGCACCACCTTGCCGCGCAACGACGCGAGGTCGATCGGTTTGCCGCCCGGGGTGTTGAGCCACTGGGTGATCCCGACGATGGCGGGCGCCGGTCCGCACTGCTGCAGCCGGGCGAAACCTTCTGTGCAGTCGGCCAGTTGACCCTTCGGCATGCCGCCCCGGTTCAGCTTGCGCTGGACATCAGTGGCGCCAATCCCTTTCTGCATTGCCGCTGTGTAGTCCGGGACGGCGCGCTGCAGCACCGCGGGAAGATTGAACACCAGCGCCACGGCCAGCACGATCATCGTGATCCCGCCGGCGATCTGAATCGCGCGCTGGCGGCGACGGAATGCCGAGATGCGTTGGCCGGCCAGTGCGAAAGCCAGTAGCGGCAAGGCGGCACCAACGGCGAACGTCGCGGTCAACACCAGCGTCGGCAGGCCGATGGACCCGGTACCGCCGGCGACCACAATCGCGGCCAGCACGGGTCCCGCACACGGCACGTAGAGCGCGCCCAACGTCAGTCCGAGCCCGAAACCTCTTGTGCCGCTGACACTTAGCCGCTGGGGGATGCGCGCGAACGGCCGTTCCAGCAGATGCATCAGCGGCGGGAAGATCAATCCGAGACCGATCAGCGTCAAGATCACCAGCGCGGCCCACCGGATCGCGTCCTGCGGCAGATGCAGCGCCGACAACAGCGCCGAGCCGGCCAGGGTGACCACGCTGAAGCTGCAGACCAGGCCGGCGATCACCATATATGGCCGTGCCCTGGACCCGTCTCCGGCACCGGAGAAGAACACCACGGGAAGCACCGGCAGGATGCACGGCGAGATGCCGGTGATCAGGCCGCCGAGGAACCCGATCAGCGCAATGGTCTGCATAACCGTCATTCGTAACAGCAGCGCATCTGGGTGGAGCGGTGCCTTAAGTAACACAGCGCCCGAGCTGGGCCAGAGTGCAGTAGCGCACTACTGGGACCGCCGCCGCGTGAGACGGTGACGATTACCCAATGTCATTCCTAATTGCGACGCCGCAGCTGGTGACGGCGGCAGCAGGGGATCTGGCTAGCATCGGGTCGGCGATCGTGTCGGCGAATGCGGCCGCGGCGGCCCAGACCACTGGCGTGTTGCCGGCTGGCGCCGACTCGGTGTCTGCGGCGATTGCGGCGCTACTTGGCGAACACGCCCAGGTCTATCGGGCGCTCAGCGCCCAAGCGGAGGCCTTTCATGATCAGTGCGTTCAGACCCTAAGAGCCGCCGCCCACTCTTACGCGGCCACCGAGGCCGACAACGTGTCGTCGCTGCAGAGCATTCACGGCACCCAATAGCGCCGGACAAGCCAGTTAGTCGCTGTAGGCGAAAGCATGGTCCGCCTGGCGTTCGATCGGTGCTTGCGGTACCCGGGCGGGCCTTGAACGCACCCGCATCGGCCACCAGAACCAGCGCCCCAGGATCGCGGCGACGGACGGTGTCATGAAGGCACGGACAATCAACGTGTCGAACAGCAGGCCCAACCCGATCGTGGTGCCTACCTGTCCGACCATGCGAACGTCACTGACGACCATGGACGCCATGGTGGCCGCAAATATCAAGCCCGCGTTGGTGACCACCTTGCCGGTGCCACCCATGGATCGGATGATCCCGGTGTTGAGCCCGGCGTGTATTTCCTGTTTGAACCGGGACACCAGTAGCAGGTTGTAGTCGGATCCCACGGCCAACAGCACGATGACCGACATCGCAATGACCATCCAGTGCAAGGGGATACCGAGAATGTGCTGCCAGAACAACACCGAGAGCCCGAAGGAGGCGCCCAGGGAAATCGCCACCGTGCCCACGATGACCGCGGCAGCGATCAACGCGCGGGTCAGGATCAGCATGATGATGAAAATCAGGGCCAGCGAAGAGATTCCGGCGATCACCAGATCCCATTTCGCGCCCTCGGAGATGTCCTTGAACACCGCGCCGGTTCCGGCCAGGTAAAACTTCGAGTCCTCCAAAGGTGTTCCCTTGGTGGACTCTTCGGCCGCGGTGCGGATCGCGTTGATGCTCGCGATCCCCTCGGCCGATGCGGGATCGCCGCGATGCAAGATGATGAAGCGCGCCGCGTGCCCGTCCGGGGACAGGAAACTCTTCATGGCGCGTTTGAAGTCCGCGTTCTTGAAGACCTCTGGCGGCAGGTAGAACGAATCGTCGTTCTTCGACGCGTCGAAAGCGTGACCCATGGCCGTCGCGTTGTCGCTCATCTCGTCCATCTGATCGAAGATGCCCGACATGGTGCTGTGCATCGTGAGCATCATCGTGCGCATGTTCACCATGGTGTCGATCATCGGCGGGAACTGGGAGAGCATCTGCGGCAATAGCGTGTCGAGCTGCTTGATGTCACTCACCAGGGTGTTGAGTTTGTCGTCGATCTTGTCGACACCGTCGATCGTGTCGAAAACCGACCGTAACGAAAAGCAGATCGGAATGTCGAAACAGTGTTTCTCCCAATAGAAGTAGCTGCGAATGGGACGCCACATGTCTTCGAAGTTCGCGATGTCATCGCGTAGCTCGGACGTGATTTGTTGCATCTCGATCGTGTCCCCGACCATGTGGTGGGTGACCGCGTCGAGTTGCTGCATCAAGGAGTACATCCGCTGCATGGTGGCGATCGTCTTGCTCATCTCGTCGGCCTGGGCGAGCATGTCGTTCATCCGGTCGCGCTGGTATTTCATGGTCAGCATCTGCCCGGCGTTTTGCATGCTCATCTGAAACGGGATCGACGTGTGGTCCATCGTGGTTCCGTCGGGCCGGGTGATCGCCTGCACCCGCGAAATCCCCGGAACCCGGAAGATGCCCTTGGCGAGTTTGTCCAAGACCAAAAAGTCCGTCGGGTTACGCATGTCGTGGTTGGCTTCGATCATCAAGATCTCCGGCTTCATGCGGGCCTGCGAAAAGTGCCGATCGGCGGCCGCGAAGCCCTGATTGGCCGGAATATCTTTAGGCAGGTACGCCCGGTCGTCGTAGCTGGGCTTGTAGCCGGGCAGTGTGAGTAGGCCGACGAGGGCCACCGCGGAGCTCACGGCGAGAATGGGCAGCGGCCAGCGCACTACCGCGGTGCCGATCCGCCGCCAGCCCCGCACGCTCAATTTCCGCTTGGGGTCGAACACCCCGAAGCGTCCGGCCACGGTCAAAACCGCCGGCCCCAGCGTGAGGGCGACCAAGACCGCGGTCACCATGCCCACCGCGCACGGGATGCCCAGGGTCTTGAAGTAGGGACTGCGCGCGAAACTCAGACAGAACGTTGCCCCGGCGATCGTCAGGCCGGAGCCCAGGATGACGTGGGCCGTCCCGCGATACATGGTGTAGAAGGCCGTTTCCTTGTCCTCACCGGTGTGGCGGGCTTCCTGGTAGCGACCGATGATGAAGATGCCGTAGTCCGTCCCCGCGGCGATGGCCAGCGAGGTGAGCAGGCTGACGGCGAAGGTGGAAAGTCCGATGAGCCCGAAATGCCCGATTGCCGCGACGGCTCCGCGGGCGATCACCAGCTCGAAACCCACCGTCAGCAGCAGCAGCAGCACGGTGGTCACGGACCGATAGACAAATAGCAGCATGACCAGGATCACCAGGATCGTGGTGGCGGTGATCTTGACCATGGATTTGTCGCCGCTTTTGTGCAAATCCGCGGTCAGCGCCGACGCCCCGGTGACATACGCCTTGACCCCCGGCGGCGCCGGCGTGCTGTCCACGATCTTGCGGACCGCCTCGACGGACTCGCTGGCCAGCTGCTCTCCTTGGTTACCGGCGAGATTCACCTGGACGGTTGCGGCCTTGGCGTCGTTGCTTTGCGCGCCCGCCGCCGTGAGCGGGTCGCCCCAGAAGTCTTGAATGCTGAGCACGTGCGTCTTGTCTTCGCGCAGCCTGCGAATCATGGTGTCGTAGAACCGGTGCGCGTCGTCGCCCAAGGGCTTGTCGCTTTCCAGCACGATCATCGCCACACTGTCGGTCGTTCCCTCGTTGAAGGCGTGGCCGATGTGTTTCAGCGCGATCACCGATGGGGCGTCCCCGGGGCTCAACGTGACCGACCGC is from Mycobacterium conspicuum and encodes:
- a CDS encoding sigma-70 family RNA polymerase sigma factor codes for the protein MTATPEPSGDLAALLRRVARGDRAAFGAFYDQTSPRVYGLVVRVLRDAGYSEETTQEVYLEVWRSASGYDPAKGSALAWLLTMAHRRAVDRVRAEQAATRRESRYGAANIDPASGPSGDTVADSAIAGDERRRVLACLEALTAAQRECIDLAYYGGLTYAEVSQRLATNLSTIKSRMRDALRGLRNCLDVS
- a CDS encoding mycothiol transferase, translated to MLDAHAAGARELLRDSFTRLIEHVDELTDGLTDETSNYRPTPEANSIAWLIWHSARVQDIQLAHVAGVEEVWTRDGWVDRFGLDLARRDTGYGHGPEEVAKVRAPADLLSGYYHAVHQFTLDYVAGVTADELARVVDTNWDPPVTASARIVSIIDDCAQHLGQAAYLRGIAP
- a CDS encoding anti-sigma factor — translated: MTEPTDFELLELATPYALHAMSDAERAELDRRLAGAPAPVAAAFADEVRGVREAMAVVSAATAAAPPEHLRAATLASTGPARSSQSRWRTAALASAAAAVVVGAAAFGVGVLMRPHPTQTMAEQIMTAPDVRTVSRPLANGTATVMFSRDRNAGVLVMNNVPPPAPGTVYQMWLIGSNGPTSAGTMGTAAVTPSTTHMFNDLGHSKALAFTVEPGTGSPQPTSTILAELPLS
- a CDS encoding PE family protein codes for the protein MSFLIATPQLVTAAAGDLASIGSAIVSANAAAAAQTTGVLPAGADSVSAAIAALLGEHAQVYRALSAQAEAFHDQCVQTLRAAAHSYAATEADNVSSLQSIHGTQ
- a CDS encoding cytochrome c biogenesis protein DipZ; the protein is MQTIALIGFLGGLITGISPCILPVLPVVFFSGAGDGSRARPYMVIAGLVCSFSVVTLAGSALLSALHLPQDAIRWAALVILTLIGLGLIFPPLMHLLERPFARIPQRLSVSGTRGFGLGLTLGALYVPCAGPVLAAIVVAGGTGSIGLPTLVLTATFAVGAALPLLAFALAGQRISAFRRRQRAIQIAGGITMIVLAVALVFNLPAVLQRAVPDYTAAMQKGIGATDVQRKLNRGGMPKGQLADCTEGFARLQQCGPAPAIVGITQWLNTPGGKPIDLASLRGKVVLIDFWAYSCINCQRAIPHVVDWYNRYRSDGFVAIGVHTPEYAFEHVPANVASGAAALHIDYPVAIDNDYKTWNNYQNLYWPAEYLIDADGSVRHTKFGEGDYDGTERLIRDLLTDANAGARLPAPSNKADTTPQTRLTPETYLSPDRASNYAGTGDHYKAGDGTFTYPPQLPDDRFALRGRWTLDNQGATADSDDDAIALNYSAHAVYIVVGGTGTLTVTRDGKTITTPISGPPTLHQIVGDEPDTAHRDRLDVQVSKGLQVFSFTFG
- a CDS encoding MMPL/RND family transporter — translated: MLHVFSVPIILFWLAIAVIVSVFVPSLEEVGQERSVTLSPGDAPSVIALKHIGHAFNEGTTDSVAMIVLESDKPLGDDAHRFYDTMIRRLREDKTHVLSIQDFWGDPLTAAGAQSNDAKAATVQVNLAGNQGEQLASESVEAVRKIVDSTPAPPGVKAYVTGASALTADLHKSGDKSMVKITATTILVILVMLLFVYRSVTTVLLLLLTVGFELVIARGAVAAIGHFGLIGLSTFAVSLLTSLAIAAGTDYGIFIIGRYQEARHTGEDKETAFYTMYRGTAHVILGSGLTIAGATFCLSFARSPYFKTLGIPCAVGMVTAVLVALTLGPAVLTVAGRFGVFDPKRKLSVRGWRRIGTAVVRWPLPILAVSSAVALVGLLTLPGYKPSYDDRAYLPKDIPANQGFAAADRHFSQARMKPEILMIEANHDMRNPTDFLVLDKLAKGIFRVPGISRVQAITRPDGTTMDHTSIPFQMSMQNAGQMLTMKYQRDRMNDMLAQADEMSKTIATMQRMYSLMQQLDAVTHHMVGDTIEMQQITSELRDDIANFEDMWRPIRSYFYWEKHCFDIPICFSLRSVFDTIDGVDKIDDKLNTLVSDIKQLDTLLPQMLSQFPPMIDTMVNMRTMMLTMHSTMSGIFDQMDEMSDNATAMGHAFDASKNDDSFYLPPEVFKNADFKRAMKSFLSPDGHAARFIILHRGDPASAEGIASINAIRTAAEESTKGTPLEDSKFYLAGTGAVFKDISEGAKWDLVIAGISSLALIFIIMLILTRALIAAAVIVGTVAISLGASFGLSVLFWQHILGIPLHWMVIAMSVIVLLAVGSDYNLLLVSRFKQEIHAGLNTGIIRSMGGTGKVVTNAGLIFAATMASMVVSDVRMVGQVGTTIGLGLLFDTLIVRAFMTPSVAAILGRWFWWPMRVRSRPARVPQAPIERQADHAFAYSD